A genomic window from Paucibacter sp. KCTC 42545 includes:
- the ilvC gene encoding ketol-acid reductoisomerase, with translation MNVYYDKDADLSLIKGKNVTIIGYGSQGHAHAQNLNDSGVKVTVGLRRSGASWAKAENAGLKVAEIADAVRAADVVMILLPDEQIAEVYKNEVEPNIKQGASLAFAHGFNVHYGQVTPRADLDVWMVAPKAPGHTVRGTYTQGGGVPHLIAVYADKTGKARDLALSYASANGGGKAGIIETNFREETETDLFGEQAVLCGGAVELIKAGFETLTEAGYAPEMAYFECLHELKLIVDLIYEGGIANMNYSISNNAEYGEYVTGPRVVTEATKDAMRQCLKDIQTGEYAKSFILENKAGAPTLLSRRRLTAEHPIEQVGEKLRAMMPWIKANKLVDKSKN, from the coding sequence ATGAACGTTTATTACGACAAAGACGCTGACCTGAGCCTGATCAAGGGCAAGAACGTCACCATCATCGGCTACGGCTCACAAGGCCATGCCCACGCACAAAACCTGAACGACAGCGGCGTCAAGGTCACCGTCGGTCTGCGCCGCAGCGGCGCGTCCTGGGCCAAGGCCGAGAACGCCGGCCTGAAGGTTGCCGAAATCGCCGACGCCGTGCGCGCCGCCGATGTGGTGATGATTCTGCTGCCCGACGAGCAAATCGCCGAGGTCTACAAGAACGAAGTCGAGCCCAATATCAAGCAAGGCGCTTCGCTGGCCTTCGCCCACGGCTTCAATGTGCACTACGGTCAAGTCACGCCCCGCGCTGACCTGGACGTCTGGATGGTGGCGCCTAAGGCTCCCGGCCACACCGTGCGTGGCACCTACACCCAAGGTGGCGGCGTGCCCCACCTGATCGCCGTCTACGCCGACAAGACCGGCAAGGCCCGTGATCTGGCCCTGAGCTACGCCTCCGCCAATGGCGGCGGCAAGGCTGGCATCATCGAAACCAACTTCCGCGAAGAAACCGAAACCGACTTGTTCGGCGAGCAGGCAGTTCTGTGCGGTGGCGCGGTGGAGCTGATCAAGGCCGGTTTCGAAACTCTGACCGAAGCCGGTTACGCGCCCGAAATGGCTTACTTCGAGTGCCTGCACGAGCTGAAGCTGATCGTTGACCTGATTTATGAAGGCGGTATCGCCAACATGAACTACTCGATCTCCAACAATGCCGAGTACGGCGAGTACGTGACCGGCCCGCGCGTCGTCACCGAAGCCACCAAGGACGCGATGCGTCAGTGCCTGAAGGACATCCAGACCGGCGAATACGCCAAGAGCTTCATCCTGGAAAACAAGGCCGGCGCACCGACTCTGCTGAGCCGCCGCCGCCTGACCGCCGAGCATCCCATCGAGCAAGTGGGTGAGAAGCTGCGCGCGATGATGCCGTGGATCAAGGCCAACAAGCTGGTCGACAAGTCGAAGAACTAA
- the leuA gene encoding 2-isopropylmalate synthase: MLKQPQTKYRAFAPIALPDRTWPDAQLTQAPLWLSTDLRDGNQALIEPMDPQRKLRMFQMLVKIGFKEIEVGFPSASQADFDFVRLLIEQNHIPEDVTIQVLTQARQPLIERTFESLIGARRVIVHLYNAVAPVMRRVVLGLDEAQIVALATHHTRMVRELAAAQAGTEFVFQYSPEMFSGTELAFSKQVVDAVTEAWGATPERKCIINLPATVEHSTPNIFADMVEWMDRHLARREAIILSVHPHNDRGTGTAAGEFALMAGADRIEGCLFGNGERTGNVDLVNIALNLYTQGVHPQLDFSDIDEVRRCVEHCNQLSVHPRHPYVGDLVYTSFSGSHQDAIKKAFAARKEGDIWDMPYLPIDPKDLGRSYDAVIRVNSQSGKGGISYLLETEYGLELPRRLQIEFSQVVQAVMDDAGKELSAADLWGIFEGEYGLASTSVQAQLKEAAGGAASLRGQAQVAGQTLQIDGQGTGPIDAFVAGLRSQLGAAVRVLDYHEHAIGSGANARAVAYLELRIGESLTLFGVGVDANIVSASLKAVVSGLNRAAGKGQLSLARAAIAVE; this comes from the coding sequence ATGTTGAAGCAGCCACAGACCAAGTACCGCGCTTTTGCCCCCATCGCCTTGCCCGACCGGACTTGGCCCGATGCCCAGCTGACGCAGGCGCCGCTGTGGCTGAGCACCGATCTGCGCGACGGCAATCAGGCCTTGATCGAGCCCATGGATCCGCAGCGCAAGCTGCGCATGTTCCAGATGCTGGTGAAGATCGGCTTCAAGGAAATCGAGGTCGGCTTCCCCTCCGCCTCGCAGGCTGACTTTGATTTTGTGCGCCTGTTGATCGAGCAAAACCACATCCCCGAGGATGTGACGATCCAGGTCTTGACGCAGGCGCGGCAGCCCCTGATTGAGCGCACCTTCGAATCGCTGATTGGCGCGCGCCGCGTCATCGTCCATCTCTACAACGCCGTGGCGCCGGTGATGCGCCGGGTGGTGCTGGGGCTGGATGAAGCGCAGATCGTGGCACTCGCCACCCATCACACCCGCATGGTGCGTGAACTGGCTGCCGCCCAGGCGGGCACCGAGTTTGTTTTTCAGTATTCGCCCGAGATGTTCTCTGGCACCGAGCTGGCTTTTTCCAAGCAGGTGGTGGACGCGGTGACCGAGGCCTGGGGTGCGACGCCGGAGCGCAAGTGCATCATCAATCTGCCCGCCACGGTGGAGCATTCCACGCCGAATATCTTTGCCGATATGGTCGAGTGGATGGATCGCCACTTGGCGCGCCGCGAGGCCATCATCTTGTCGGTCCATCCGCATAACGACCGCGGCACCGGCACGGCGGCGGGTGAGTTTGCGCTGATGGCCGGGGCGGACCGCATCGAAGGCTGCTTGTTCGGCAATGGCGAGCGCACCGGCAATGTCGATCTGGTCAATATTGCGCTCAACCTCTACACCCAGGGCGTGCACCCGCAGCTGGATTTCTCGGACATCGACGAGGTGCGCCGCTGTGTGGAGCATTGCAATCAGCTCAGCGTGCATCCGCGCCATCCCTATGTGGGCGATCTGGTCTACACCTCCTTTTCGGGCTCGCACCAAGATGCAATAAAGAAGGCCTTTGCCGCCCGTAAAGAAGGCGATATCTGGGACATGCCCTATCTGCCCATCGACCCCAAGGACTTGGGCCGCAGCTACGACGCGGTGATCCGGGTCAACAGCCAGTCGGGCAAGGGCGGAATTTCTTATTTGCTGGAAACCGAGTACGGCTTGGAGTTGCCGCGCCGTTTGCAAATCGAATTCAGCCAGGTGGTGCAGGCGGTGATGGACGATGCAGGCAAAGAGCTGTCCGCCGCCGATCTGTGGGGCATTTTTGAAGGCGAATACGGCCTGGCCAGCACCAGCGTGCAAGCGCAACTCAAGGAAGCGGCGGGCGGCGCTGCCAGCCTGCGCGGCCAAGCTCAGGTGGCCGGCCAAACGCTGCAAATCGACGGGCAGGGCACCGGCCCGATCGATGCCTTTGTGGCCGGCTTGAGGAGCCAGCTCGGCGCCGCGGTGCGCGTGCTGGACTATCACGAACATGCCATTGGCAGTGGCGCCAATGCCCGCGCCGTGGCCTATCTGGAATTGCGCATCGGCGAGAGCTTGACCCTGTTCGGCGTGGGCGTCGATGCCAATATCGTGTCGGCCTCACTCAAAGCCGTGGTTTCCGGCCTGAACCGGGCGGCCGGCAAAGGCCAGCTGAGCCTGGCGCGCGCCGCCATCGCGGTCGAGTGA
- a CDS encoding 2-isopropylmalate synthase has translation MSQQLIIFDTTLRDGEQSPGASMTKDEKLRIARQLERLRVDVIEAGFAASSIGDFEAVKAIADAVRESTICSLARANDRDIARAAEALKGAARSRIHTFIATSELHMEKKLRMTREQVLEQAILAVRFARNLTDDVEFSPEDGYRSDPEFLARVVEAVIKEGARTINIPDTVGYAIPELYGNFIKTLRERVPNSDQAIWSVHCHNDLGMAVANSLAGVQIGGARQIECTINGLGERAGNCSLEEVVMAVKTRRDYFGLDCNIDASHIVAASRLVSQTTGFVVQPNKAVVGANAFAHASGIHQDGVLKARDTYEIMRAEDVGWAANKIVLGKLSGRNAFKQRLQELGIALESEAEVNAAFVRFKDLADRKNEIFDEDIIALVMDESVTAEQEHYRLVALAQRSEMGERPHASVVFAAGEAEHRTESEGNGPVDAVLKAIESAAQSGAEMLLYSVNAITSGSTESQGEVTVRLQHAGRVVNGVGADPDIVVASAKAYLSALNKLRSKLERVAAQG, from the coding sequence ATGAGCCAGCAACTGATCATTTTCGACACCACCTTGCGTGACGGCGAGCAAAGCCCCGGCGCCTCCATGACCAAGGACGAGAAGCTGCGCATTGCCCGTCAGTTGGAGCGCCTGCGGGTGGATGTGATTGAGGCCGGTTTTGCCGCGTCCAGCATCGGTGACTTTGAAGCCGTCAAGGCGATTGCCGATGCGGTGCGCGAAAGCACTATCTGCTCGCTGGCACGCGCCAATGACCGCGACATTGCCCGCGCCGCCGAGGCGCTCAAGGGTGCAGCGCGTTCGCGCATCCACACCTTCATTGCCACCAGCGAGTTGCATATGGAGAAGAAGCTGCGCATGACGCGCGAGCAGGTGCTGGAGCAAGCCATTCTGGCGGTGCGCTTTGCTCGCAACCTGACGGATGACGTGGAGTTCTCGCCCGAAGATGGCTATCGCTCGGACCCGGAGTTTCTGGCTCGGGTCGTCGAGGCCGTCATCAAGGAAGGCGCGCGCACCATCAATATCCCTGACACGGTGGGTTACGCCATTCCCGAGCTGTACGGCAATTTCATCAAGACTCTGCGCGAGCGCGTGCCCAACTCGGATCAGGCGATCTGGTCGGTGCATTGCCATAACGACCTGGGCATGGCGGTGGCCAATTCCTTGGCTGGCGTGCAAATCGGCGGTGCGCGCCAGATCGAGTGCACCATCAACGGCCTGGGTGAGCGGGCGGGCAATTGCTCGCTGGAAGAGGTGGTGATGGCGGTCAAGACCCGGCGCGACTACTTCGGCCTGGACTGCAATATCGACGCCTCCCACATCGTGGCCGCTTCCCGCCTGGTCTCGCAGACCACCGGTTTTGTGGTGCAGCCCAATAAGGCGGTGGTGGGGGCGAACGCTTTTGCGCACGCCTCGGGCATCCATCAGGACGGCGTGCTCAAGGCGCGCGACACCTACGAAATCATGCGCGCCGAAGACGTGGGCTGGGCTGCCAACAAAATCGTGCTGGGCAAGCTGAGCGGCCGCAATGCCTTCAAGCAACGCCTGCAGGAGTTGGGCATTGCCTTGGAGTCAGAGGCCGAGGTGAATGCCGCCTTTGTGCGCTTCAAGGATCTGGCCGACCGCAAGAACGAAATCTTCGACGAAGACATCATCGCCCTGGTGATGGATGAGTCGGTCACCGCCGAGCAAGAGCATTACCGCCTGGTGGCCTTGGCGCAGCGCTCCGAAATGGGCGAGCGGCCGCACGCCAGCGTCGTCTTCGCGGCCGGTGAGGCGGAGCACCGCACCGAGAGTGAGGGCAACGGCCCGGTGGATGCCGTGCTCAAGGCGATTGAGTCGGCCGCCCAAAGTGGTGCCGAGATGTTGCTCTATTCGGTCAATGCCATCACCAGTGGCAGCACAGAATCGCAAGGCGAGGTGACAGTTCGCTTGCAGCATGCCGGCCGCGTCGTCAATGGCGTGGGGGCTGATCCCGACATCGTGGTTGCGTCCGCCAAAGCGTATTTGAGCGCGCTGAACAAGCTGCGCAGCAAGCTGGAGCGTGTGGCGGCGCAGGGTTAG
- a CDS encoding IclR family transcriptional regulator has product MKNTEEKTPAIQVLERMFSLLDVLASHQDPVSLKEISASTGLHPSTAHRILNDLAIGRFVDRPEAGSYRLGMRMLELGNLVKARLDVRDAAIGPMRELHKFTHQPVNLSVRQGDEIVYIERTYSERSGMQVVRAVGGRAPLHLTSVGKLFLASDDPARVRSYAARTGLAGHTRNSLTDIQALEREMALVRQRGVARDDEELELGVRCMAAGIYDDQAKLIAGLSISAPADRLEESWMVRLKETAGQISAELGYRGG; this is encoded by the coding sequence ATGAAAAACACAGAGGAAAAAACGCCTGCCATCCAGGTTTTGGAGCGCATGTTTTCGCTGCTGGATGTGTTGGCCAGCCACCAGGATCCGGTCTCGCTGAAGGAAATCAGCGCCAGCACCGGCCTGCACCCCTCCACGGCCCACCGCATTCTCAACGACTTGGCGATTGGCCGCTTCGTTGACCGGCCCGAAGCCGGTAGTTATCGCTTGGGCATGCGCATGCTGGAGCTGGGCAATCTGGTCAAAGCCCGGCTGGATGTGCGCGACGCCGCCATCGGGCCGATGCGCGAGTTGCACAAATTCACCCACCAGCCCGTCAATCTATCGGTTCGCCAAGGCGACGAAATCGTCTACATCGAGCGCACCTACAGCGAACGCTCGGGCATGCAGGTGGTGCGCGCTGTAGGCGGCCGCGCGCCCTTGCACCTCACCTCGGTGGGCAAGCTCTTCCTGGCCAGCGATGACCCCGCGCGCGTGCGCAGCTATGCGGCCCGCACGGGCCTGGCCGGCCACACCCGCAACAGCCTCACCGATATTCAAGCGCTGGAGCGCGAAATGGCCCTGGTGCGCCAGCGCGGCGTGGCGCGCGACGATGAAGAACTGGAGCTCGGCGTGCGCTGCATGGCCGCCGGCATCTACGACGACCAAGCCAAGCTGATTGCCGGCCTGTCGATCTCCGCCCCGGCCGACCGGCTGGAGGAGTCTTGGATGGTGCGGCTGAAGGAAACCGCCGGGCAAATTTCAGCCGAGCTGGGCTACCGGGGCGGCTGA
- the pssA gene encoding CDP-diacylglycerol--serine O-phosphatidyltransferase produces the protein MTEPKTSVDLPEDDNTEFQEPLRPRRKGIYILPNLFTLAALFSGFYAIVMAMNGRFEQSAFGIFSAMVLDSLDGRVARMTNTQSTFGEQMDSLSDMVSFGAAPALIMYIWGLQGLGKWGWFASFVYCAAAALRLARFNTNLAVVDKRFFQGLPSPAAAAILAGLVWVMDEAGFKNVHAQPMQAWLVFAVTLYAGLTMVTNVPFYSFKDVSFKRSVPFIVIVAIALLIAVINIDPPRVLFFLFCVYGLSGYAVYTYKKLKGKPVSVIATSTDEPDEKGLHQ, from the coding sequence ATGACTGAGCCAAAGACCTCCGTCGATCTTCCCGAAGACGACAACACCGAATTCCAAGAACCCCTGCGCCCGCGCCGCAAGGGTATTTACATTCTTCCCAATCTGTTCACGCTGGCGGCCTTGTTCAGCGGTTTCTACGCCATCGTGATGGCGATGAACGGGCGCTTCGAGCAGTCCGCTTTCGGCATCTTCAGCGCCATGGTGCTGGACAGCCTGGACGGCCGCGTGGCCCGCATGACCAATACCCAAAGCACCTTTGGCGAGCAGATGGACAGCCTATCCGACATGGTGTCTTTCGGCGCCGCGCCGGCCCTGATCATGTACATCTGGGGCCTGCAAGGCTTGGGCAAATGGGGCTGGTTCGCCTCCTTTGTGTATTGCGCTGCCGCGGCCTTGCGCCTGGCACGCTTCAATACCAATCTGGCCGTGGTCGATAAACGCTTCTTCCAGGGCTTGCCCAGCCCGGCGGCTGCGGCCATTCTGGCCGGCCTGGTGTGGGTGATGGATGAAGCCGGCTTTAAGAATGTGCATGCCCAGCCGATGCAGGCTTGGCTGGTTTTTGCGGTCACCTTGTATGCCGGCCTGACCATGGTCACCAACGTGCCGTTCTACAGCTTCAAGGACGTGAGCTTCAAGCGCTCGGTGCCCTTCATCGTGATCGTGGCGATTGCGCTCTTGATCGCGGTGATCAATATCGACCCGCCGCGGGTGCTGTTCTTCTTGTTCTGTGTCTACGGCCTGTCGGGCTATGCCGTCTACACCTACAAAAAGCTGAAGGGCAAGCCGGTCAGCGTGATTGCGACGTCGACGGATGAGCCTGATGAAAAGGGCTTGCATCAATAA
- the hpnE gene encoding hydroxysqualene dehydroxylase HpnE, translated as MSPTPPQQRGRKLAIIGGGWAGLATAVSAVQGGAEVCLLEMAPQLGGRARSLAADDKQALLDNGQHILIGAYTQSLTLLQTLGVDPEHAFLRTPLRLRYPRHEGLRLPSGAPLISFTRGVLANQDWPLSARLSLLMTAGRWLLKGFQCPPDWSVSTLCADLPRCVREGLIEPLCVAALNTPAAQASASTFLRVLRDALFSGPGSADLLLPRLPLSALLATPAQNWLLAHGAELRLSHRAQSLQADGAGWRLDGEFFDQVVLACTSVEAARLCRDIAPAWSQQAQTLRFEPILTVYLHSPGSRLPAPMVALQEGPQAPAQFAFDLGQLGTQPGLFAFVISGAAPWVGHGLAESGRYTLAQAIQEFDWATPPTVYRVLAEKRATFACTPGLSRPPMAIAPGLWAAGDYVAGPYPATLEGAVRAGQAAAAQALR; from the coding sequence TTGAGCCCAACGCCTCCGCAGCAGCGCGGGCGCAAGCTCGCCATCATCGGCGGCGGTTGGGCCGGGCTGGCGACCGCCGTCAGCGCGGTCCAGGGCGGCGCCGAGGTCTGCTTGCTGGAGATGGCCCCACAACTGGGCGGCCGCGCCCGCAGCCTGGCAGCTGACGACAAGCAAGCGCTGCTGGACAACGGCCAGCACATCCTGATCGGCGCCTACACCCAGAGCCTGACCTTGCTGCAGACCCTGGGGGTCGATCCCGAACACGCTTTTTTGCGCACGCCTTTGCGTCTGCGCTACCCGCGCCACGAAGGCTTGCGCTTGCCCAGCGGCGCCCCGCTGATCAGTTTCACGCGCGGGGTGCTGGCCAACCAGGATTGGCCCTTGTCGGCACGCCTGAGTTTGCTGATGACCGCCGGCCGCTGGCTGCTCAAAGGCTTCCAGTGCCCGCCGGACTGGAGCGTTAGCACCCTATGCGCCGATCTACCCCGCTGCGTGCGAGAAGGCCTGATTGAACCGCTGTGCGTGGCTGCCCTCAACACCCCGGCCGCGCAAGCCAGCGCCAGCACTTTCTTACGCGTGCTGCGCGACGCCTTGTTCAGCGGCCCAGGCAGCGCCGACTTGCTGCTGCCGCGTTTGCCGCTCAGCGCCTTGCTGGCCACGCCGGCACAGAACTGGTTGCTCGCGCATGGCGCCGAGCTGCGCCTGAGCCATCGGGCGCAAAGCCTGCAGGCCGACGGGGCGGGCTGGCGCCTGGACGGTGAGTTTTTCGACCAAGTCGTGCTGGCCTGCACCTCGGTAGAGGCAGCCCGGCTGTGCCGCGACATTGCGCCGGCCTGGTCACAGCAGGCCCAAACCCTACGCTTCGAGCCCATCCTAACCGTCTACCTGCACAGCCCGGGCAGCCGCTTGCCGGCACCGATGGTGGCCTTGCAAGAAGGCCCGCAAGCTCCCGCGCAGTTCGCCTTCGATCTGGGGCAGTTGGGCACCCAGCCGGGGCTGTTCGCTTTCGTCATCAGCGGTGCGGCGCCGTGGGTCGGGCATGGCTTGGCCGAGAGCGGCCGCTACACCCTGGCGCAAGCCATTCAGGAATTCGACTGGGCCACACCACCAACGGTGTACCGCGTGCTGGCAGAAAAACGCGCCACCTTCGCCTGCACACCGGGCCTGTCGCGCCCGCCTATGGCGATTGCGCCGGGCCTGTGGGCAGCGGGTGACTATGTTGCCGGCCCCTACCCCGCCACGCTGGAAGGTGCGGTGCGTGCCGGGCAAGCGGCTGCCGCACAGGCCTTGCGTTAG
- the ilvN gene encoding acetolactate synthase small subunit, producing MKHIIALLIENEAGALSRVVALFSARGYNIESLTVAPTEDASLSRMTIVTTGSDEVIEQITKHLNRLIEVVKVVDLTEGHFTERELMLIKVRAVGKEREEMKRTSDIFRGRIIDVTEKTYTIELTGDSSKLDAFINSIDRASILETVRTGASGIGRGERILRL from the coding sequence ATGAAACACATCATTGCATTGCTGATCGAGAACGAGGCAGGCGCGCTGTCTCGCGTCGTGGCGCTGTTTTCGGCCCGTGGCTACAACATCGAAAGCCTGACGGTTGCCCCCACCGAGGACGCCTCGCTGTCGCGCATGACCATCGTCACCACCGGCTCGGACGAGGTGATTGAGCAAATCACCAAGCATCTGAACCGCCTGATCGAAGTGGTCAAAGTGGTGGACCTCACCGAAGGCCATTTCACCGAGCGTGAGCTGATGCTGATCAAGGTGCGCGCCGTCGGCAAAGAGCGCGAGGAAATGAAGCGCACCAGCGACATCTTCCGTGGCCGCATCATCGATGTGACCGAGAAGACCTACACCATTGAGCTGACCGGTGATTCGTCCAAGCTGGACGCATTCATCAACTCGATCGACCGGGCCTCCATTCTGGAGACCGTGCGCACCGGTGCCAGCGGCATCGGCCGCGGCGAGCGCATCCTGCGCCTGTGA
- the pbpG gene encoding D-alanyl-D-alanine endopeptidase encodes MKNIYSLLSRTVLCAALAATGLVAPAQAEATRAKSKVSTAAKSDAQKPQVKSVRKAKTTVQARSGVRKAAVVGAAVVAAKPTYGQLYGLHAVEDPLDLKSSVALVLDQDTNEVLFSKNPSAVLPIASITKLMTALVVVDAGQAMDEKLSITDEDIDSEKGTRSRLSVGTTLTRGEMMHLALMSSENRAANAMGRNYPGGLSAFVAAMNQKALSLGMTDTHYVEPTGLSSRNQSSAKDLAALVKVAHEVPLLRELSTSREYQVALGRRQVNFHSTNGLLSNPGWDIGLQKTGFINEAGRCLVMQARMAGRKLIMVFLDSTGKYSRIGDAERVRKWIISNPAELNHSKIKVAG; translated from the coding sequence TTGAAGAACATTTATTCATTGTTGTCGCGCACCGTCTTGTGCGCCGCTTTGGCGGCCACGGGTCTGGTGGCGCCCGCGCAAGCCGAGGCGACACGCGCCAAATCCAAGGTTTCCACGGCGGCCAAGTCTGATGCCCAGAAGCCGCAAGTCAAAAGCGTGCGCAAAGCCAAGACCACGGTGCAAGCGCGCTCCGGCGTTCGCAAGGCCGCGGTTGTTGGTGCTGCTGTCGTGGCTGCTAAGCCGACTTATGGCCAGTTGTATGGTTTGCATGCGGTGGAAGACCCGCTGGATCTGAAGTCCAGCGTCGCGCTGGTCTTAGATCAAGACACCAACGAGGTGCTGTTCTCCAAGAATCCTTCGGCCGTGTTGCCGATCGCCTCGATCACCAAGCTGATGACAGCCTTGGTGGTGGTGGATGCCGGCCAGGCCATGGACGAAAAGCTGAGCATCACCGACGAAGACATCGATTCGGAGAAGGGCACCCGCTCGCGCCTGTCCGTCGGCACTACGCTGACGCGCGGCGAGATGATGCACTTGGCCTTGATGTCCTCGGAAAACCGTGCCGCCAATGCGATGGGGCGCAATTATCCCGGTGGCTTGAGCGCTTTTGTGGCGGCCATGAACCAGAAGGCCTTGAGCCTGGGCATGACCGACACGCATTATGTTGAGCCCACCGGCCTGTCTAGCCGCAACCAGTCCAGCGCCAAGGATTTGGCCGCCCTGGTGAAGGTGGCGCATGAGGTGCCGCTGCTGCGCGAGCTGTCTACCTCGCGTGAATATCAGGTCGCGCTGGGTCGTCGCCAGGTTAATTTCCACAGCACCAATGGCTTGCTGAGTAATCCGGGCTGGGATATTGGTCTGCAGAAAACTGGCTTCATCAACGAGGCAGGTCGCTGCCTAGTGATGCAGGCCCGCATGGCCGGCCGCAAGCTGATCATGGTGTTCCTGGATTCGACCGGCAAGTATTCGCGGATTGGCGATGCAGAGCGGGTGCGCAAGTGGATCATCAGCAACCCTGCTGAACTCAATCACAGCAAAATCAAGGTTGCGGGCTGA
- a CDS encoding TIGR03790 family protein, with translation MPRLQGRITAAELGLVINTADPYSVAVGEYYARRRGIPEAHVLRLPLPVRASLTIDEFEALQAQIKSKLGPEVQGLALAWTQPFAVVCNSITGALALGYQAELCSNGCAPSKPSPYFSYQGAKPFGDLGLRPSMLLAARTVESAQALIERGIAADQSLPGFLPANAYFVSTADTARNVRSTLFPPASSLRGLGVDAHTPAHKELPPLRRTLIYQTGLAVVPGLDQVDWLPGALADHLTSFGGQLERRPDSGQMSALDWLEAGATASYGTVSEPCNHRQKFPHPQVLLLSYVQGLSALEAYWHSVLWPGQGVFIGEPLAAPFAPKF, from the coding sequence ATGCCCCGCCTGCAAGGCCGCATCACGGCGGCCGAGCTGGGTTTGGTGATCAACACGGCCGACCCCTACTCAGTCGCCGTGGGCGAGTATTACGCCCGCCGGCGCGGCATTCCCGAAGCCCATGTGCTGCGGCTTCCATTGCCGGTGCGGGCCAGCTTGACGATCGATGAGTTCGAGGCCTTGCAGGCGCAGATCAAAAGCAAGCTTGGGCCCGAGGTACAGGGCCTGGCCCTGGCCTGGACGCAGCCTTTCGCCGTGGTCTGCAACTCCATCACCGGCGCGCTGGCGCTGGGCTATCAGGCGGAGCTCTGCAGCAATGGCTGCGCGCCGTCCAAGCCCTCGCCTTATTTCAGCTATCAGGGTGCCAAGCCATTTGGCGATTTGGGCCTGCGGCCGTCCATGTTGCTGGCGGCGCGCACCGTGGAGAGTGCACAAGCCTTGATTGAGCGTGGCATTGCGGCCGACCAAAGCCTGCCTGGCTTCCTCCCCGCCAATGCCTATTTCGTCAGCACGGCGGACACGGCGCGCAATGTGCGATCCACCCTGTTTCCCCCGGCGAGCTCGCTGCGCGGCCTGGGTGTGGACGCGCACACGCCGGCGCACAAAGAGTTGCCGCCGCTACGCCGCACCTTGATCTACCAAACTGGGCTGGCGGTGGTGCCAGGTCTTGACCAGGTGGATTGGTTGCCGGGCGCCCTGGCCGATCACCTGACCTCCTTTGGCGGTCAGCTGGAGCGCCGCCCCGACAGTGGCCAGATGAGTGCCCTCGATTGGCTGGAGGCAGGCGCCACCGCCAGCTATGGCACGGTCAGCGAGCCCTGCAACCATCGCCAGAAGTTCCCTCATCCTCAAGTCTTGCTGCTGAGCTATGTGCAGGGCTTGTCGGCCTTGGAGGCCTACTGGCATAGCGTGTTGTGGCCCGGGCAGGGCGTGTTCATCGGCGAGCCTTTGGCGGCGCCGTTTGCGCCGAAGTTCTAG
- the hpnD gene encoding presqualene diphosphate synthase HpnD, which translates to MSPEQYVQDKAAKSGSSFYYAFLFLPPPRRAAITAFYAFCREVDDVVDETQDAGVAATKLAWWRKEAASAFAGQPQHPVMRALMPHCQSYDIRLEHLNAVIDGCQMDLEQTRYLDFPGLQRYCHLVAGVVGEVAACIFGQTQPQTTAYAHKLGQAMQLTNIIRDVGDDARRGRIYLPVSELQQFEVKAHEILQRQKPWGYSERFTALMKFQAERAHRLYDEAFALLPEADRRTQKPGLMMANIYRALLREIEAENFRVLEQRISLTPVRKLWIAMRTNWTGR; encoded by the coding sequence GTGAGTCCCGAGCAGTACGTGCAGGACAAGGCAGCCAAGAGTGGCTCTAGTTTTTACTACGCCTTCTTGTTTTTGCCGCCACCCCGGCGCGCCGCCATCACCGCCTTTTACGCTTTCTGCCGCGAGGTGGACGATGTGGTGGACGAAACACAAGACGCCGGCGTGGCCGCGACCAAGCTGGCCTGGTGGCGTAAGGAAGCCGCCAGCGCCTTCGCCGGCCAACCCCAGCATCCGGTGATGCGGGCCTTGATGCCCCATTGCCAGAGCTATGACATCCGCCTAGAGCACCTGAACGCCGTCATCGACGGCTGCCAGATGGATCTGGAGCAGACCCGTTACCTCGACTTCCCCGGCCTGCAGCGCTACTGCCACCTGGTGGCCGGCGTGGTGGGCGAAGTGGCGGCCTGCATCTTCGGCCAGACCCAGCCGCAAACCACCGCTTACGCCCATAAGCTGGGCCAGGCGATGCAGCTGACCAATATCATCCGCGACGTTGGCGACGACGCCCGCCGGGGCCGCATCTACCTGCCGGTGTCGGAGCTGCAGCAGTTCGAAGTCAAGGCGCACGAAATCCTGCAGCGCCAAAAGCCCTGGGGCTATAGCGAGCGCTTCACCGCCTTGATGAAGTTCCAGGCCGAGCGCGCCCACCGCCTTTACGACGAAGCCTTTGCCCTGCTGCCCGAGGCCGACCGCCGCACGCAAAAGCCGGGGCTGATGATGGCCAATATCTACCGCGCCTTGCTGCGCGAGATTGAGGCGGAAAACTTCCGCGTGCTGGAGCAGCGCATCTCACTGACCCCGGTGCGCAAGCTCTGGATCGCCATGCGCACCAACTGGACGGGCCGTTGA